In Mycolicibacter virginiensis, the DNA window GCTCGGCGCGTCGGCCGACTACGCCGCAAGCAAGCGGTGCCACCAGCACGATCACGCCGACGAGGACCCCAAGTAAGCTGGCCTATCGTGCGAAAACGGCGGCTTGGAGTCATGGGTGGGACGTTCGATCCCATCCATCATGGCCACCTGGTCGCGGCCAGCGAGGTGGCTGATCTGTTCGAGCTCGATGAAGTGGTTTTCGTGCCGACGGGCCAGCCGTGGCTCAAGGACCGTCGCGTCACGGCCGCCGAGGACCGGTACCTGATGACGGTCATCGCCACTGCGTCAAACCCACGGTTCTCGGTGAGCCGCGCCGACATCGATCGCGGCGGCCCCACCTACACCAAAGACACCCTGCGCGACCTGCAAGAACAGAACCCCGACGCCGAGCTCTACTTCATTACCGGTGCAGACGCGCTGGCCACCATTCTGTCCTGGCAGGATTGGCCGGAGATGTTCGAGATGGCGCGGTTTGTCGGGGTGAGCCGGCCCGGCTACGAGCTCAATGGCGACCATCTCGCTGATGCGCTCGGCTCCCTGCCACCGCACGCCTTGACGCTGGTCGAAGTGCCGGCACTGGCGATCTCTTCCACCGATTGCCGCCGGCGCGCGGCAGAATCCCGCCCGATCTGGTACCTGGTACCAGACGGGGTGGTCCAGTACGTGTCCAAGCGCCGCCTCTATCAACCGACCCCCGGAGACCAACAATGACCGCGACACCCGAGGCCGTGCGGATGGCCACCGTGGCGGCCGGCGCCGCCTCGAACAAGCTGGCCGACGACGTCGTCGTCATCGACGTCTCAGCGCAGCTGGTCATCACCGACTGCTTTGTCATCGCCTCGGCGTCCAACGAGCGCCAGGTCAACGCCATCGTCGACGAGGTCGAGGACAAGATGCGCCTGGCCGGCTACAAGCCGGCACGCCGCGAGGGCACGCGGGAGGGGCGCTGGACTCTGCTGGACTACGTCGACATCGTCGTGCACATCCAGCACCAGGACGAGCGGGACTTTTACGCGCTGGACCGGTTGTGGAAGGACTGCCCGCTGGTGCCGGTGGACCTAGAGGACGCAGCCGCTGAGTCGGCGCCCGAGGACGCCTCGTGAGGATCCGCAGGTTGATCCTGCTGCGACACGGCCAGACCGAGTTCAACGCCGGCAGCCGGATGCAGGGCCAGTTGGACACCGTTCTCAGTGACCTGGGACGGGCGCAGGCGGAGGCGGCGGCGGAGGTGCTGCGCAAACGGCACCCGCTGCTGATCGTGTCCTCGGACCTGTGGCGGGCCTACGACACCGCCACCGTGCTGGCCGAGCACAACGGATTGCAGGTCCGGGTCGACACCCGGCTGCGGGAAACCCATCTGGGGGACTGGCAGGGGCTGACCCACGAAGAGGTCGACGCCGCCGCGCCGGGCGCCCGGTTGGCTTGGCGTGACGACGCCCGGTGGGCACCACACGGCGGGGAGAGCCGCATCGACGTGGCCGAGCGCAGCGTTCCGTTGGTGCGCGAGCTGGTGGCCGCGGAGCCGGACTGGGGCAGAGCCGATCACACCGATCAGCCGGTGGTGCTGGTCGCCCACGGCGGGCTGATCGCGGCTTTGACCGCGGCCTTGCTACGGCTGCCGGTGGAGAACTGGCCGGTGCTGGGTGGGATGGCCAACGCCAGCTGGACCCAGCTCAGCGGATACTCTGACGGCCCGGATTCCAACGCCGATTCAGACCAGGACGACTTCGCCGGTGTGCGGTGGCGTCTCGACGTCTGGAACGCCTCAGCACAGGTGGCCAGCGATGTCCTCTGACGCACGGACGCCCGCGCAAGCCCGTCCCACCCTGCTGGTCTTCGCCGACTCGCTGTCCTACTACGGGCCCACCGGCGGGCTGCCCGCCGATGACCCGCGGATATGGCCGAACATCGTTGCCGGTCAGCTGGACTGGGATGTCGAACTGATCGGTCGGATCGGCTGGACCAGCCGAGACGTCTGGTGGGCGTCCACCCAGGACCCCCGGGCGTGGGCGGCACTGCCGCGGGCCGGCGCGGTTATTTTCGCCACCAGCGGGATGGACTCACTGCCCTCGGTGTGGCCGACGGCCATGCGGGAATTGATCCGCTACGTGCGGCCGGCCTGGCTGCGGCGCTGGGTCCGAGATGGCTACGGCTGGCTGCAGCCCCGGTTCTCACCGGTAGCGCGGGCGGCCCTACCGCCGCATCTCACCGTGGAGTATCTTGAGATGACCAGGGGCGCAATCGATTTCAATCGCCCGGGTATTCCCATTGTGGCTTCGCTGCCGTCGGTGCACATCGCTGACACCTACGGCCGCGCCCACCAGGGCCGGGAACCCACGGTGCGCGCCATCACGGCCTGGTCGAAGGAACACGATGTACCCCTGGTGGATCTGAAGGCCGCGGTGGGCGATGAGGTCATGAGCGGGCGCGCGAATCCCGACGGCATCCATTGGAACTTCGAAGCGCACCGGTCGGTCGCCGACCTGATGCTCAAAGCCCTCAGTGAGGCCGGCGTCCCCGGCCCGTTGGGGTGACCGCCCGATGAGCGTTGTCGTCGTCACCGATTCGTCGGCCTGCCTGCCTCTCGAGGCGCGTGACCGCTGGGGGATTCGCACGGTACCGCTGCACATCCTGCTCGACGGAGCCGATCTGCGCGACGGCGTCGACGACGTGCCCGCGGACATTTATGCGCGTGAGCGCGTCACCACCTCCGGGGCGGGCCCGGAGGAACTAGCGGAGGTCTACCGGAATGCGCTTGACTACAGCGCGGGCTCTGGAGTGGTGGCGGTGCATATCTCCTCGGCGCTGTCCGGGACGTTCGGCACCGCCGAACAGGTAGCCGGTCAGATCGGGCCCAGCGTGCGGGTGATCGACTCGAAATCGGCGGCGATGGGCACTGGATTCGCGGTCTTGGCCGCGGCGCGAGCGGCCGCCGGCGGCGTCGACCTGCACGGCGTTGCGGCCGCGGCGGACGCCGCAGTGCAACGTGCTCACGCCTACATGGTGGTGCAGCGGCTCGACAATCTGCGGCGCAGCGGCCGGATCGGCAGCGCGGCGGCCTGGCTGGGCACCGCCTTGTCACTCAAACCGCTGCTGGCGGTGGAGGAAGGAAAGCTCGTTCTGGCCCAACGCATCCGCACCGTCAGCAAGGCCGTCGCGTCGATGATCGACCGGGTCTGTGATGTGGTCGGCGATCGCTCAGCGGCGCTGGCGGTGCATCACGTGGCCAATCCACAGGGCGCCCAAGAGGTGGCCGGCGCGCTGGCGGAGCGGTTGCCGGTCTGTGAGCCCGCGGTGATCACCAGCCTATGCCCGACATTGGCCCTGCATGTTGGGGCCGGCGCCGTCGCGGTGTGCGTTGACGTCGACCCGGGTGGGGGCTGAGCGCGTCAACGCCCGTTGCCTACTGCGTGGGAGCAGCGAATCTGTCGGTGTCGGTGGATTCTTCACGCGGGGTGTGTGCTGCGATCCCGCGGATGTTCTTGTTGGGACCCCATGGCCGGACCACCTGCGGCCACCAGAACCACTTGCCCAACAACGTCGCGATCGACGGCATGAAGAACGCCCGGACCACGAAGGTGTCCAGCAGCAGCCCGATTGCCACGGTGGTGCCATACATACCGATGGCTTTGAGATCGCTGAAGAACATGATGCCCATGGTGGCGGCGAACACCATCCCGGCCGAGGTCACCACGCCGCCGCTGCCCGCCATCGCCCGGATATACCCGGTCTTGAGCCCGGCGTGTATCTCCTCCTCGAAACGGGAGACCAGCAACAGGTTGTAGTCCGAGCCGACAGCCAGCAACACGATCACCGCCAGCACCAGCGTCACCCAATAGATGTGTTGGCCGAAGATGTGCTGCCAGATCAACACCGAGATGCCGAACGACGCAGCGATAGAACTGGATGCGGTGCCGAGGATGACCGCTGCGGCCACCAGGCTGCGGGTGATCATCATCATGATCAAGAAGATCAACGTCAGCGACGCCACGATCGCGATCATCAGGTCGTATTTGGCGCCGTTCTGCATGTCTTCGTAGAGGGCAGCCATGCCGCCGATGTAGACCTTCGCGTCTGCCAATGACGACTGCTTCAGGGCCTCCTGTGCAGCGATCCGTTCCGGCTCAACCCGTTTGATGCCCTCCGCGGTCGCCGGATAGGTCTGGTGCGTGACGAAGAACCGCGCCGATTTTCCGTCCGGCGACATGAACAGCCGAAGACCGGTTTGGAAGTCCTTGTTGTCGAACGCTTCTGCGGGCAGATAGAAGAAGTCATCGTTCTTGGAGTCGTCGAAGCTTTGACCCATCATGATCTGGGTGTTGCTCAGATCCTCCATCTGATCGATGAAAGCCGAGAACGTCGAGTGCACCGTCAGCACCAGGCCACGCATGATTCGCATGGTGTCGACCACGGCAGGCAGCAGTTCGACCGCCTGCGGCAGCAGGCGCGCTGTCTTGGTGATGTCGTCGGATAGGTAGTGCAGCTGCTCGGCGAGTTGGTCAATGCCGTCGGTGGCGTCGAAAGTGTTGCGCAGCGCGTTGCACATCGGGATGTCGAAGCAGTGCGGTTCCCAGTAGAAGTAGCTGCGCAGCGGGCGGAACTGATCGTCGAATTCGGCGATATGGTCGCGGATCCGGTCGGAGACGTCCACGGTGTTTCGGGTGACCTCGGCCGTGTCGTCGAACGTCCGGTCGACCTCCTGGAGATATCCGTACATCTGGATCAGCAACTCGATGTCCTTGTCGAGTTGCTGCGAGATGGTGTCGATGTCCTTGATCCGGTCCTTGAGTGTCTTCATGTTCTGGATCATCAGCTGGTTGGAGACGCTGAGTTGGAACGGAATCGAGCTGTGCTGCAGTGGAATTCCCAAGGGACGAGTGATGTCCTGGATCATCCCGATCCCGACCACCCGCATGATGTTCTTGGCGACTCGGTCCAGCACCAGCATGTCGGCGGGATTACGCATGTCGTGGTCGGATTCGACCATGGTGATGTCCGGCGCCATCCGGGCTGCCGAGAAATGTCTCTCCGCCGCGGCATAAGCCACGTTGACCGGGGTCTCCTGTGGCAGATACTTGCGGTCGTCGTAACCCGGTTTGAAACCCGGCAGGGCGACCAGACCGATCATGATGATGGCCAAGCTGGCCACAGCGATCGGCCCGGGCCAGCGCACCACCGACACGCCGGCACGGCGCCAGAACCCGCCCGGCTTGGCCTTCTTGGGTTCGAGCAGGCCGAAGCTGGTGACCACCACCAGCATGGCCGGTCCCAGGGTGAGCGCGGCGCCGACCACCACGAGCATGCCCACGGAGACCGGAATGCCCATGGTGTGGAAGTAGGGCAGCCGGGTGAAGTACAGCATCGCCGACGCTCCGGCGATGGTCAGACCCGACCCCAGCACCACCGGGGTGACACTGCGAACGGTGGTGTAGTACGCATCGACCCGGTCCTCGCCGACCAACCGGGCTTCCCGGTACCGGCCGATGAGAAAGATGCCGTAGTCCGTGCCCGCGGCGATCGCGAGCATCACCATGATGTTGACCGCGAACGTGGTCAGGCCCATGACGTTGTTGAAGCCGAGGACGGCGACGACGCCGCGGGCGCAGATCAGCTCGAGGAGGGTCAGAAACAACTGGGTCAACATCGCCGACACCGACCTGAAGACGATCAGGAGCATGATCGCGATCGCGGCGATGGTGAACAGGGTGATCTTGACCAGGCTGGAATCGCCGATCTCACGCAGGTCAGCGGTCAGTGCAGCGGGCCCGGCGACGTAGGCCTGGACCCCGGGCGGAGCGGGCGTGTCATCGATGGCCTGGCGGACCGCGACGACTGAATCGTTGGCCTCGGTCATGCCCTGGTTGCCCACCAGGTTGAGCATGATGTAGGCGGCCTTGGCGTCGGAGCTCTGCACGCCTGCCGCGGTCAGCCGGTCACGCCAGAAGTCCTGGGCATGCTCGACATGGTCTTTGTCGGCGAC includes these proteins:
- the nadD gene encoding nicotinate-nucleotide adenylyltransferase; the encoded protein is MVRKRRLGVMGGTFDPIHHGHLVAASEVADLFELDEVVFVPTGQPWLKDRRVTAAEDRYLMTVIATASNPRFSVSRADIDRGGPTYTKDTLRDLQEQNPDAELYFITGADALATILSWQDWPEMFEMARFVGVSRPGYELNGDHLADALGSLPPHALTLVEVPALAISSTDCRRRAAESRPIWYLVPDGVVQYVSKRRLYQPTPGDQQ
- the rsfS gene encoding ribosome silencing factor → MTATPEAVRMATVAAGAASNKLADDVVVIDVSAQLVITDCFVIASASNERQVNAIVDEVEDKMRLAGYKPARREGTREGRWTLLDYVDIVVHIQHQDERDFYALDRLWKDCPLVPVDLEDAAAESAPEDAS
- the gpgP gene encoding glucosyl-3-phosphoglycerate phosphatase, producing the protein MRIRRLILLRHGQTEFNAGSRMQGQLDTVLSDLGRAQAEAAAEVLRKRHPLLIVSSDLWRAYDTATVLAEHNGLQVRVDTRLRETHLGDWQGLTHEEVDAAAPGARLAWRDDARWAPHGGESRIDVAERSVPLVRELVAAEPDWGRADHTDQPVVLVAHGGLIAALTAALLRLPVENWPVLGGMANASWTQLSGYSDGPDSNADSDQDDFAGVRWRLDVWNASAQVASDVL
- the octT gene encoding diglucosylglycerate octanoyltransferase, translating into MSSDARTPAQARPTLLVFADSLSYYGPTGGLPADDPRIWPNIVAGQLDWDVELIGRIGWTSRDVWWASTQDPRAWAALPRAGAVIFATSGMDSLPSVWPTAMRELIRYVRPAWLRRWVRDGYGWLQPRFSPVARAALPPHLTVEYLEMTRGAIDFNRPGIPIVASLPSVHIADTYGRAHQGREPTVRAITAWSKEHDVPLVDLKAAVGDEVMSGRANPDGIHWNFEAHRSVADLMLKALSEAGVPGPLG
- a CDS encoding DegV family protein, which codes for MSVVVVTDSSACLPLEARDRWGIRTVPLHILLDGADLRDGVDDVPADIYARERVTTSGAGPEELAEVYRNALDYSAGSGVVAVHISSALSGTFGTAEQVAGQIGPSVRVIDSKSAAMGTGFAVLAAARAAAGGVDLHGVAAAADAAVQRAHAYMVVQRLDNLRRSGRIGSAAAWLGTALSLKPLLAVEEGKLVLAQRIRTVSKAVASMIDRVCDVVGDRSAALAVHHVANPQGAQEVAGALAERLPVCEPAVITSLCPTLALHVGAGAVAVCVDVDPGGG
- a CDS encoding RND family transporter; protein product: MIKRIKEQLDRHQDPHVKRPFFAHMLRIFAVPIIIAWIVLTVLVNVLVPQLEVISEEHSAPLAPVDAPSMVASKLVGENFQEYKSNSTVMMVVVGEDELGDAAHHYYDEIVAKLVADKDHVEHAQDFWRDRLTAAGVQSSDAKAAYIMLNLVGNQGMTEANDSVVAVRQAIDDTPAPPGVQAYVAGPAALTADLREIGDSSLVKITLFTIAAIAIMLLIVFRSVSAMLTQLFLTLLELICARGVVAVLGFNNVMGLTTFAVNIMVMLAIAAGTDYGIFLIGRYREARLVGEDRVDAYYTTVRSVTPVVLGSGLTIAGASAMLYFTRLPYFHTMGIPVSVGMLVVVGAALTLGPAMLVVVTSFGLLEPKKAKPGGFWRRAGVSVVRWPGPIAVASLAIIMIGLVALPGFKPGYDDRKYLPQETPVNVAYAAAERHFSAARMAPDITMVESDHDMRNPADMLVLDRVAKNIMRVVGIGMIQDITRPLGIPLQHSSIPFQLSVSNQLMIQNMKTLKDRIKDIDTISQQLDKDIELLIQMYGYLQEVDRTFDDTAEVTRNTVDVSDRIRDHIAEFDDQFRPLRSYFYWEPHCFDIPMCNALRNTFDATDGIDQLAEQLHYLSDDITKTARLLPQAVELLPAVVDTMRIMRGLVLTVHSTFSAFIDQMEDLSNTQIMMGQSFDDSKNDDFFYLPAEAFDNKDFQTGLRLFMSPDGKSARFFVTHQTYPATAEGIKRVEPERIAAQEALKQSSLADAKVYIGGMAALYEDMQNGAKYDLMIAIVASLTLIFLIMMMITRSLVAAAVILGTASSSIAASFGISVLIWQHIFGQHIYWVTLVLAVIVLLAVGSDYNLLLVSRFEEEIHAGLKTGYIRAMAGSGGVVTSAGMVFAATMGIMFFSDLKAIGMYGTTVAIGLLLDTFVVRAFFMPSIATLLGKWFWWPQVVRPWGPNKNIRGIAAHTPREESTDTDRFAAPTQ